A genomic window from Gossypium hirsutum isolate 1008001.06 chromosome D12, Gossypium_hirsutum_v2.1, whole genome shotgun sequence includes:
- the LOC107945821 gene encoding probable ubiquitin-conjugating enzyme E2 16 → MSSSSASSRKALSKIACNRLQKELVEWQVNPPSGFKHKVTDNLQRWVIEVNGAAGTLYTNETYQLQVDFPEHYPMEAPQVIFLQPAPLHPHIYSNGHICLDILYDSWSPAMTVSSICISILSMLSSATVKQCPEDNDRYVKNCRNGRSPKQTRWWFHDDKV, encoded by the exons ATGAGCAGCTCTTCCGCCTCTTCTCGCAAG GCACTAAGTAAAATTGCATGCAATCGGCTGCAAAAGGAACTGGTAGAGTGGCAGGTCAACCCTCCTTCTGGTTTCAAACACAAAGTCACTGATAATCTTCAAAG gtgGGTGATTGAAGTAAATGGAGCTGCGGGAACTTTGTACACCAATGAAACCTATCAGCTTCAAGTGGATTTCCCTGAACATTACCCTATGGAAGCTCCCCAG GTGATATTTCTTCAACCGGCACCTCTCCATCCACATATTTATAGCAATGGCCATATTTGTTTAG ATATCTTATATGATTCATGGTCCCCAGCCATGACAGTTAGTTCTATATGTATCAGCATTCTCTCCATGCTATCAAGCGCAACTGTGAAG CAATGCCCTGAAGACAACGATCGCTATGTAAAGAACTGTAGAAATGGTCGATCTCCAAAGCAGACCAGGTGGTGGTTCCATGATGACAAAGTTTAA
- the LOC107945820 gene encoding AAA-ATPase At1g43910: MASLLKELPSMSTILAAYASLSAMAMLIRTILNEMIPKPMQRFINTKFSNLVSKYLSSNFTFIIEERWQAVYNETFRAVEVYLPTRIGPSTDKLLLGSNDINNPTSPPKRKIPSDCKIIDEFEGITLEWTLHVKESEKYYIPDKKTYHLTCKKRARELVEQKYFPHIAKTAQTILSKREKLNIYTYNQDRSRWESAVFKHPARFETLAMELELKQFIMDDLDLFVGRKDFFENVGRAWKRGYLLFGPPGTGKSSLVAAIANYLNYNVYDLEFQSVRNDADLRRILTSTTNRSILLIEDIDCSTKISKDRGKLKNDREKEGEVGRTDRPSAIDPGVTLSGLLNFIDGLWSSCGNERIIIFTTNHKEKLDPALLRPGRMDVHIHMGYCTPTGFRKLATTYLGIKDDKLFGPIDDLIKVVEVTPAEVAQQLMIKSDDPEAALHGLITYLNTKKDKVGEDVIQQEEEAKDENDKNDGNQTKEPDESKTGCIYLS, translated from the exons ATGGCTTCCCTTTTGAAAGAGCTACCTTCCATGTCTACCATCCTTGCTGCTTATGCTTCCCTCTCAGCAATGGCCATGTTAATCCGTACAATCTTGAATGAAATGATCCCGAAACCGATGCAAAGGTTTATCAACACCAAATTCTCTAATCTGGTATCCAAATACTTATCCTCCAACTTCACTTTCATCATAGAAGAACGCTGGCAAGCTGTTTATAACGAAACTTTTCGAGCTGTTGAGGTCTACCTTCCTACCCGAATCGGCCCTTCCACCGACAAACTTCTCCTCGGCTCCAATGACATTAACAACCCAACATCGCCGCCGAAACGGAAGATCCCTTCCGATTGCAAAATCATCGATGAATTCGAAGGTATAACCTTGGAGTGGACTCTGCATGTTAAAGAATCGGAAAAGTACTACATCCCTGATAAAAAAACCTATCACTTGACGTGCAAGAAAAGAGCTAGGGAACTTGTTGaacaaaagtattttccccataTAGCGAAGACAGCTCAAACAATCTTGAGCAAGCGAGAAAAGCTCAACATCTATACCTATAACCAAGATCGTTCCAGGTGGGAATCGGCTGTTTTCAAGCACCCGGCAAGGTTCGAGACTTTGGCTATGGAACTAGAGCTGAAGCAGTTTattatggatgacctggacttATTTGTGGGACGCAAGGATTTCTTTGAAAACGTTGGGAGGGCTTGGAAACGTGGCTACCTTTTGTTTGGTCCTCCAGGGACTGGCAAATCTTCACTGGTAGCTGCAATTGCAAATTACTTGAACTACAACGTGTATGATCTCGAGTTCCAAAGTGTTCGAAATGATGCCGATCTTAGACGTATACTTACTTCCACCACAAACCGCTCTATTCTTCTAATTGAAGATATAGATTGCAGCACAAAGATTTCAAAAGATCGTGGCAAGTTAAAAAATGACCGTGAGAAGGAAGGCGAAGTTGGAAGAACCGATCGTCCTTCAGCCATTGATCCTGGA GTAACATTGTCGGGACTATTGAATTTCATTGATGGACTGTGGTCGAGCTGTGGGAATGAAAGGATCATCATCTTCACGACGAATCACAAAGAGAAGTTGGACCCTGCTCTGTTGCGGCCAGGGCGCATGGATGTGCATATTCATATGGGATATTGTACTCCAACAGGATTCAGAAAACTTGCAACTACATATCTTGGAATCAAAGATGATAAACTCTTTGGTCCCATTGATGACCTGATTAAGGTTGTTGAGGTTACCCCAGCTGAAGTGGCGCAACAATTGATGATCAAAAGTGATGACCCTGAAGCTGCTCTCCATGGTCTCATTACGTACCTTAACACGAAAAAGGATAAAGTTGGAGAAGATGTGATTcaacaagaagaagaagcaaaggaTGAAAATGATAAGAATGATGGAAATCAAACGAAAGAACCTGATGAAAGTAAAACTGGTTGTATATATCTTTCTTAG